The following are encoded together in the Paludisphaera mucosa genome:
- a CDS encoding alpha/beta hydrolase, producing the protein MNEPQPTPSPAAETAIHARIRPFRSHRARRWALACVMLAAAWLLISFAVAYRLTQRKRPPFPEPAPAVSWGTLEGLRLTTDDGQQIGGWFAEGRADAPAVLFLHGNKGSRGHCLERAGIVAAEAGCAVMLISMRAHGDSTGDFNDIGYSARHDVVAAVEFLLARRPGRPIVLFGVSLGSAAAAFAAAELGEKVDGYVLESPYQDLKTAVWNRTSTYLPPGLDAIAYVGLRLAGLVLLPNIDAISPLRAVGAIPEDVPVLILAGDADEMATPEEARALFERVRSHARLESFPGATHYNLATVEPDRYKRTIVGFVAQARRDRR; encoded by the coding sequence ATGAACGAACCGCAGCCAACCCCGAGTCCCGCGGCCGAGACGGCGATCCACGCCCGCATCCGCCCCTTCCGTTCCCACCGCGCCCGCCGCTGGGCCCTGGCGTGCGTCATGCTGGCGGCGGCGTGGCTGCTGATCTCGTTCGCCGTGGCGTACCGGCTCACGCAGCGGAAGCGGCCGCCGTTCCCCGAGCCCGCGCCGGCGGTCTCGTGGGGGACGCTGGAAGGCCTCCGACTCACGACCGACGACGGCCAGCAGATCGGCGGCTGGTTCGCCGAGGGCCGCGCCGACGCCCCGGCGGTCCTCTTCCTGCACGGCAACAAGGGGAGCCGCGGCCACTGCCTGGAACGCGCGGGGATCGTCGCAGCGGAGGCCGGCTGCGCCGTGATGCTGATCTCGATGCGTGCCCACGGCGACTCCACGGGCGACTTCAACGACATCGGCTACAGCGCCCGCCATGACGTCGTCGCCGCCGTCGAGTTCCTCCTCGCCCGGCGTCCGGGCCGGCCGATCGTCCTCTTCGGGGTGTCGCTGGGCTCGGCCGCGGCGGCCTTCGCGGCGGCCGAGCTTGGGGAGAAGGTCGACGGCTATGTCCTGGAGAGCCCGTACCAGGACCTCAAGACGGCCGTCTGGAACCGGACGAGCACGTACCTGCCGCCGGGGCTCGACGCGATCGCCTATGTCGGCCTCCGCCTCGCCGGCCTCGTGCTGCTGCCGAACATCGACGCGATCTCGCCCCTGCGCGCGGTCGGGGCGATCCCCGAGGACGTCCCGGTCCTGATCCTGGCCGGCGACGCCGACGAGATGGCCACCCCCGAGGAGGCGAGGGCCCTGTTCGAGAGGGTTCGGAGCCACGCGCGGCTGGAATCCTTCCCCGGCGCGACCCATTACAACCTCGCCACGGTCGAGCCGGACCGCTACAAGCGGACGATCGTCGGTTTCGTCGCCCAGGCTCGTCGCGATCGCCGCTGA
- a CDS encoding alpha/beta hydrolase: MEDAEPIPSHAATPASPPRRRPTYRRVRRGLVAFAVLLAAWMAISFCVASRLTRRMQPAIPETAPEVAWGPMEQHRLLASDGLRIGAWYAEGRAEAPALLFLHGSGASRAQCLGRAALLRPEIGCALMFITLRAHGDSDGDYDDIGYGARRDVVAAVDFLGARRPGRPIFVVGASLGSAAATFAAAELGEKVDGYVLESPYRDLKTAVWNRTQVLPAPLDRAAYLGLRLAAFVLLPHLDAISPVRAIAGVPDDVPVLILAGGSDDLATVAEAEAIHERVRTHGRLEVFPGARHNELAVVDPDRYTRTIVAFVAGACRDRR, encoded by the coding sequence ATGGAAGACGCCGAGCCGATCCCGAGTCACGCCGCGACGCCCGCGTCGCCGCCCCGACGTCGCCCGACGTACCGGCGCGTCCGTCGCGGCCTGGTCGCCTTCGCCGTGCTCCTCGCGGCCTGGATGGCGATCTCGTTCTGCGTCGCCTCTCGCCTCACGCGGCGGATGCAGCCGGCGATCCCCGAGACCGCGCCCGAGGTCGCCTGGGGTCCGATGGAACAGCACCGCCTCCTCGCGAGCGACGGCCTGCGGATCGGGGCCTGGTACGCCGAGGGCCGCGCCGAAGCCCCGGCGCTCCTCTTCCTGCACGGCAGCGGCGCGAGCCGCGCGCAGTGCCTGGGGAGGGCGGCGCTCCTCAGGCCCGAGATCGGATGCGCCTTGATGTTCATCACGCTCCGGGCGCACGGCGACTCGGACGGCGACTACGACGACATCGGCTACGGCGCCCGTCGCGACGTCGTCGCCGCGGTCGACTTCCTCGGGGCTCGGAGGCCCGGACGCCCGATCTTCGTCGTAGGGGCCTCGCTCGGCTCGGCCGCGGCGACGTTCGCGGCCGCGGAGCTGGGCGAAAAGGTCGACGGCTACGTCCTGGAGAGCCCCTATCGCGACCTCAAGACGGCCGTCTGGAACCGCACCCAGGTGCTGCCGGCGCCCCTGGATCGGGCCGCGTACCTGGGACTTCGCCTGGCCGCGTTCGTCCTTTTGCCCCACCTGGACGCGATCTCGCCCGTCCGCGCGATCGCGGGCGTGCCCGACGACGTCCCGGTGCTGATCCTGGCGGGAGGTTCCGACGATCTGGCGACGGTCGCCGAAGCCGAGGCGATCCACGAGCGCGTGCGGACGCACGGACGGCTCGAGGTCTTCCCGGGCGCAAGGCACAACGAACTCGCCGTCGTCGACCCGGATCGGTACACGCGGACGATCGTCGCATTCGTCGCGGGGGCCTGCCGCGATCGACGATGA
- a CDS encoding amino acid permease, with amino-acid sequence MPASASDDVRDLAAFGYKQELDRSLGSFSSFAAGFSYISILTGVFQMFYLGYAAGGPAFFWTWPTVFLGQFTIALCFAELASAYPLSGGVYQWSKQIGTPLVGWLTGWVYLACSILTLAAVALALQNTMPQISAWFQWFGDGSTPVDQAKNAVLLGCTLIALTTIINAVGVRLMALINNVGVCAELGGVVLLIVLLGIHACRGPAILIETQGRGAGEPGGYFGAFLAAAVMASYVLYGFDTAGTLAEETADPRRRAPKAILRALAAAGLVGGLLIIVGLLATPDPADPALGQVSGGLPLIVKTVLGSKLGTVFLIEVVFAVAVCALAVHTGTVRLMFAMARDNSLPFAESLARVTGETRTPIAPAIVTGLLASAILLVNVNAPRIIETLCSVALVWANLAYLMVTTPLLLGRLRERFGEVDEDDDPTPTGERFSLGRWGLPVNLAATAWGVFVVLNMSWPRAEVYGEDPVGRYAALIATAGLMAVGAGYYLAVGRLRAGVLPEHAADELDFDDSPGLIVQLAPGESS; translated from the coding sequence ATGCCGGCTAGCGCGAGCGACGACGTCCGAGACCTGGCGGCGTTCGGGTACAAGCAGGAGCTGGACCGCTCCCTCGGCAGCTTCTCGTCGTTCGCGGCCGGCTTCTCTTATATCTCGATCCTCACCGGCGTGTTCCAGATGTTCTACCTGGGGTACGCCGCGGGGGGCCCCGCGTTCTTCTGGACCTGGCCGACGGTCTTCCTCGGCCAGTTCACGATCGCCCTCTGCTTCGCCGAGCTGGCCTCGGCGTACCCGCTCTCGGGCGGCGTCTACCAGTGGTCGAAGCAGATCGGCACGCCGCTGGTGGGCTGGCTGACCGGCTGGGTCTACCTCGCCTGCTCGATCCTCACGCTGGCGGCCGTCGCCCTGGCTCTCCAGAACACGATGCCGCAGATCTCGGCCTGGTTCCAGTGGTTCGGCGACGGCTCGACGCCCGTCGACCAGGCCAAGAACGCGGTCCTGCTGGGCTGCACGCTGATCGCCCTGACGACGATCATCAACGCCGTCGGCGTGCGGCTGATGGCCCTGATCAACAACGTGGGCGTCTGCGCCGAGCTGGGGGGCGTGGTCCTGCTGATCGTCCTGCTGGGGATCCACGCCTGCCGCGGCCCCGCGATCCTGATCGAGACGCAGGGCCGCGGCGCCGGCGAGCCGGGCGGCTACTTCGGGGCCTTCCTGGCGGCGGCGGTGATGGCGTCGTACGTCCTCTACGGCTTCGACACCGCGGGGACCCTCGCCGAGGAGACGGCCGATCCCCGCCGCCGCGCGCCGAAGGCGATCCTACGCGCCCTGGCGGCGGCCGGCCTGGTCGGCGGGCTGCTCATCATCGTCGGCCTGCTCGCGACGCCGGACCCGGCCGACCCGGCGCTCGGCCAGGTGTCGGGCGGGCTGCCCCTGATCGTCAAGACGGTCCTGGGGTCGAAGCTGGGGACCGTCTTCCTGATCGAGGTCGTCTTCGCGGTGGCCGTCTGCGCCCTGGCCGTCCACACCGGGACGGTGCGGCTGATGTTCGCGATGGCCCGCGACAACAGCCTGCCGTTCGCCGAGTCGCTGGCCCGCGTGACCGGCGAGACCCGCACGCCGATCGCGCCCGCGATCGTCACGGGGCTGCTGGCCTCCGCGATCCTGCTGGTGAACGTCAACGCCCCCCGGATCATCGAGACGCTCTGCTCGGTCGCCCTCGTCTGGGCGAACCTGGCCTACCTGATGGTCACCACGCCGCTCCTTCTGGGCCGCCTCCGCGAGCGTTTCGGCGAGGTCGACGAGGACGACGACCCAACTCCGACCGGCGAGCGGTTCAGCCTGGGCCGTTGGGGCCTGCCGGTGAACCTCGCGGCGACGGCCTGGGGCGTGTTCGTCGTCCTCAACATGAGCTGGCCGCGGGCCGAGGTCTACGGCGAGGATCCGGTCGGCCGCTACGCCGCCCTGATCGCGACCGCCGGGCTGATGGCCGTGGGAGCGGGATATTACCTGGCGGTCGGCCGGCTCCGGGCGGGCGTCCTGCCGGAGCACGCGGCCGACGAACTGGACTTCGACGACTCGCCGGGATTGATCGTCCAGCTCGCGCCCGGGGAATCGTCGTAG
- a CDS encoding FHA domain-containing protein, with protein MAQGELTLATDDAPTRKPRKVRLTPTNEGPASDRRLEDWITVNLDPEVHRPAANLWTQLIGNLPMSRRPSKAAKGREKGFKSRGCWERFGVVYKRGVTIVRLTDTSLVQRADINELAEDLGDLIDVGNNRIVLNFARVERLGSWIVAAVVEAHRRCEAADGGRLKICGLEPQLREIFTLIGMGRRIIACDDEAAAVEGPWPGAAPRSLPIDILEALVSASDLPPLAGGAPVEAAGGSDSGVMEVERVAPASRRPARPGDPLEGKVWLRVEYAGFEGRMIALAKRRFLIGRDRGSHLRLGSSKVSKRHATIEVRDGRVFLRDMGSTNGTQINGETIRDAEAELHTQDRVVIGPAHCRIWVGVSREEMEQLGAIEPSWTAPEVVVDDAPESDASAPATAEVSTYDPDDDDPASRIKHEVVQDVLVVTPVLTDLDDEQANEALRLRLIELAEQPLPRRVVVDLEFVGRLSRRTIGVILAHHLRLGRAGGAVRICEAHPRIMALLDQVRLTMLVDCYPSLDEAVLASWNVPARPGSAN; from the coding sequence ATGGCTCAAGGTGAATTGACCCTGGCGACCGACGACGCCCCGACGCGTAAGCCGCGCAAGGTGCGTCTGACCCCCACCAACGAGGGCCCGGCGTCCGACCGCCGCCTCGAGGACTGGATCACCGTCAACCTCGACCCCGAGGTCCACCGCCCGGCCGCGAACCTCTGGACGCAATTGATCGGCAACCTGCCCATGTCGCGGCGGCCGTCGAAGGCGGCGAAGGGGCGGGAGAAGGGGTTCAAGTCGCGGGGCTGCTGGGAGCGGTTCGGCGTCGTGTACAAACGCGGGGTGACGATCGTCCGGCTCACCGACACGTCGCTCGTCCAGCGGGCCGACATCAACGAGCTGGCCGAGGACCTCGGCGACCTGATCGACGTCGGCAACAATCGGATCGTCCTGAACTTCGCCAGGGTCGAGCGCCTGGGGAGCTGGATCGTCGCCGCGGTGGTCGAGGCCCATCGCCGCTGCGAGGCGGCCGACGGCGGCCGGCTCAAGATCTGCGGCCTGGAGCCCCAGCTCCGCGAGATCTTCACCCTGATCGGGATGGGCCGACGGATCATCGCCTGCGACGACGAGGCGGCCGCCGTGGAAGGGCCCTGGCCGGGCGCGGCGCCGCGGTCGCTGCCGATCGACATCCTCGAAGCCCTCGTCTCCGCCTCCGACCTGCCCCCGCTCGCCGGCGGGGCCCCGGTCGAGGCCGCGGGCGGTTCCGACAGCGGCGTGATGGAGGTCGAGCGCGTCGCCCCCGCCTCGCGGCGGCCCGCCCGCCCGGGCGACCCCCTGGAAGGCAAGGTCTGGCTCCGCGTCGAGTACGCGGGGTTCGAGGGCCGGATGATCGCCCTGGCGAAGCGGCGGTTCCTGATCGGCCGCGACAGGGGGAGCCACCTGCGGCTGGGCTCGTCGAAGGTTAGCAAGCGGCACGCGACGATCGAGGTCCGCGACGGCCGGGTCTTCCTCCGCGACATGGGGAGCACCAACGGCACCCAGATCAACGGCGAGACGATCCGCGACGCCGAGGCCGAGCTGCACACCCAGGACCGCGTCGTCATCGGCCCGGCCCACTGCCGGATCTGGGTCGGCGTCTCGCGCGAGGAGATGGAACAGTTGGGCGCGATCGAGCCCTCGTGGACCGCCCCCGAGGTCGTCGTCGACGACGCGCCCGAGTCCGACGCCTCGGCCCCCGCCACGGCCGAGGTCTCGACCTACGACCCCGACGACGACGATCCCGCCTCGCGGATCAAGCACGAGGTCGTCCAGGACGTCCTCGTCGTCACCCCCGTGCTGACCGACCTCGACGACGAGCAGGCCAACGAGGCGCTCCGGCTCCGCCTGATCGAGCTGGCCGAACAGCCCCTGCCCCGCCGCGTGGTCGTCGACCTGGAGTTCGTCGGCCGGCTCTCGCGACGGACCATCGGCGTGATCCTGGCCCACCACCTCCGCCTCGGCCGGGCCGGCGGCGCGGTGCGCATCTGCGAGGCCCACCCCCGGATCATGGCCCTGCTCGACCAGGTCCGCCTGACCATGCTGGTCGACTGCTACCCCAGCCTCGACGAGGCCGTCCTCGCCTCGTGGAACGTCCCCGCGCGGCCGGGGTCGGCGAACTGA
- a CDS encoding methyltransferase domain-containing protein, whose protein sequence is MSGTQAASDASKQKFDNNGQYSRDSILRYEKIFGDNYISTGGAETTDNLTGRLKGFLKPGVRVIDVGSGIGGAAFHLVEKYDAKVVGIDLAEEMIAVGHDRAKAAGMADKVEFILGDVLKTDFPEKFDLVWSRDAFMHIPDKAGLFAKLYSLLAPGGKIIITDYARGKTPGSPEFEAYIKKTGYSVIEPEQYGEVLEGAGFTDVVVDDATDTFVDILKREEKRLVDERQTFLGHFSEEDLNYLVDRWNMKIGFCKAGDMKWGIYLGTRPA, encoded by the coding sequence ATGAGTGGCACGCAAGCCGCGTCGGACGCGTCGAAGCAGAAGTTCGACAACAACGGCCAGTACAGCCGTGACTCGATCCTCCGCTACGAGAAGATCTTCGGCGACAACTACATCAGCACCGGCGGCGCCGAGACGACCGACAACCTGACCGGCCGGCTGAAGGGCTTCCTCAAGCCCGGCGTCCGCGTGATCGACGTGGGCAGCGGCATCGGCGGGGCGGCGTTCCACCTGGTGGAGAAGTACGACGCCAAGGTCGTCGGCATCGACCTGGCCGAGGAGATGATCGCCGTCGGCCACGACCGCGCCAAGGCCGCCGGCATGGCCGACAAGGTCGAGTTCATCCTCGGCGACGTCCTCAAGACCGACTTCCCCGAGAAGTTCGACCTGGTCTGGAGCCGCGACGCCTTCATGCACATCCCCGACAAGGCCGGGCTGTTCGCCAAGCTCTACAGCCTGCTCGCCCCCGGCGGCAAGATCATCATCACCGACTACGCCCGCGGCAAGACGCCGGGCTCGCCCGAGTTCGAGGCCTACATCAAGAAGACCGGCTACAGCGTGATCGAGCCCGAGCAGTACGGCGAGGTCCTGGAAGGGGCCGGGTTCACCGACGTCGTCGTCGACGACGCGACCGACACCTTCGTGGACATCCTCAAGCGCGAGGAGAAGCGGCTGGTCGACGAGCGCCAGACCTTCCTCGGCCACTTCTCCGAGGAAGACCTGAACTACCTGGTCGACCGCTGGAACATGAAGATCGGATTCTGCAAGGCCGGCGACATGAAGTGGGGCATCTACCTCGGCACGCGCCCCGCCTGA
- a CDS encoding efflux RND transporter periplasmic adaptor subunit, translating to MLRPLPSHLMTYARAGWIVGLVAALAVGFGAWHTWGKSHPAEPGPDAAREAVAEAPKPAAKGPHDRVVRISAEQQKLIGVEVQPVKLEPETILVRVPGRIAPDENRFAFITPRAPGIVRSVAVRIGQDVKAGEVLATIESASVGQARLDLLMNLQSLDVALAQARWQETILKNTLELVVRLRAEDTPEEINAKFADKPVGTNRERLMTAYTAHRLAKANLARKNDLYDQEIIRGQLMEESKARFDADLAAYQTLLDQMGYESNLANVRAQQALRQAETSVLVSREKLQVLGVDPDDDDYIPKTLKQQNITAEVPASRSKIPGEKSAVTDVAEAMSVGTKAAAPSDPKPLPAEPASLYKLKAPFAGTILDRELVVPGVAVDVTHRIFTLANLDQVWVEANINPGNLPYIQDDENVSISFMSDAYPEKQFKARLLYTGDLVVEKTQTVTLLARAENPDRFLKPGMYIDVALSVRSQEQVPSVPSDALLSDDERWIAFVRTGPESFELREVKTRGPGEERTAVFSGLRPGEDVVTRGAFKLKAEWIRMASTES from the coding sequence ATGTTACGACCGCTTCCGTCGCACTTGATGACGTACGCCAGGGCCGGATGGATCGTCGGGCTGGTCGCGGCCCTCGCCGTCGGCTTCGGGGCGTGGCACACGTGGGGCAAGTCGCATCCCGCCGAGCCGGGCCCCGACGCCGCGCGGGAGGCCGTCGCCGAGGCGCCGAAGCCCGCGGCCAAGGGCCCGCACGACCGGGTCGTCAGGATCTCCGCCGAGCAGCAGAAGCTCATCGGCGTCGAGGTCCAGCCGGTCAAGCTCGAGCCCGAGACGATCCTGGTCCGCGTCCCGGGGCGGATCGCCCCCGACGAGAACCGCTTCGCGTTCATCACGCCCCGGGCCCCGGGGATCGTGCGGAGCGTCGCAGTGCGGATCGGACAGGACGTCAAGGCCGGCGAGGTGCTGGCGACGATCGAGAGCGCCTCGGTGGGCCAGGCCCGGCTCGACCTGTTGATGAACCTGCAGTCGCTCGACGTCGCGCTGGCGCAGGCCCGCTGGCAGGAGACGATCCTCAAGAACACGCTGGAGTTGGTCGTCCGGCTCCGGGCCGAGGACACGCCCGAGGAGATCAACGCCAAGTTCGCCGACAAGCCGGTCGGCACGAACCGCGAGCGATTGATGACCGCCTACACGGCCCACCGCCTGGCCAAGGCCAACCTCGCCCGCAAGAACGACCTGTACGACCAGGAGATCATCCGGGGCCAGCTCATGGAGGAGAGCAAGGCCCGCTTCGACGCCGACCTCGCCGCCTACCAGACGCTCCTCGATCAGATGGGTTACGAGAGCAACCTGGCGAACGTCCGCGCCCAGCAGGCGCTGCGGCAGGCCGAGACCTCGGTGCTCGTCTCGCGCGAGAAGCTCCAGGTGCTGGGCGTCGACCCCGACGACGACGATTACATCCCCAAGACGCTGAAGCAGCAGAACATCACGGCCGAGGTGCCGGCCTCCAGGTCCAAGATCCCCGGCGAGAAGAGCGCCGTCACGGACGTCGCCGAGGCCATGTCGGTCGGGACCAAGGCCGCCGCCCCGAGCGACCCCAAGCCGCTGCCCGCGGAGCCCGCCAGCCTGTACAAGCTCAAGGCCCCCTTCGCCGGCACGATCCTCGACCGCGAGCTGGTCGTCCCGGGCGTTGCGGTCGACGTGACCCACCGGATCTTCACGCTGGCGAACCTGGACCAGGTCTGGGTCGAGGCCAACATCAACCCCGGCAACCTGCCGTACATCCAGGACGACGAGAACGTCTCGATCTCGTTCATGTCCGACGCCTACCCCGAGAAGCAGTTCAAGGCGCGGCTGCTCTACACCGGCGACCTCGTCGTCGAGAAGACCCAGACGGTGACCCTGCTGGCGCGGGCCGAGAACCCCGATCGGTTCCTCAAGCCGGGCATGTACATCGACGTGGCCCTCTCGGTGCGCTCGCAGGAGCAGGTCCCGTCGGTGCCCAGCGACGCCCTGCTCTCCGACGACGAGCGCTGGATCGCCTTCGTGCGGACCGGCCCCGAGTCGTTCGAGCTGCGCGAGGTCAAGACCCGCGGCCCCGGCGAGGAGCGGACGGCCGTCTTCTCCGGCCTCCGGCCCGGCGAGGACGTCGTGACCCGGGGCGCGTTCAAGCTCAAGGCCGAGTGGATCCGCATGGCGTCGACCGAGTCCTGA
- a CDS encoding AAA family ATPase, with translation MSDGGRTRQIGGVTLHLGEPAATDQGWIGQDEVLKQLSACWLTVDPRDRPLSPRLIGPPGIGKTTLATAAAKLRGRPLYIAQCTADTRPEDLIVTPVLAENGKIAYHASPLVTAMLVGGVCVLDEGNRMNEKSWASLAPLLDHRRYVESIVAGITIPADPEFRICVTMNEDESTYEVPDYILSRLQPTLELGFPDRDDEMAILFYHLPFAEPELLALTVEFLQEAHALKLDFSPRDGIHIVRYALKRMAQDPEHPLARDAAWRESLAKVLGPEAVDLGALARRKRRSMGGQHAPFGLGDLFFDPDDPLHPDVSDEDDEDEDD, from the coding sequence ATGAGCGACGGCGGCAGGACGCGGCAGATCGGCGGCGTGACGCTCCACCTGGGCGAGCCCGCGGCGACCGACCAGGGCTGGATCGGCCAGGACGAGGTGTTGAAGCAGCTCTCGGCCTGCTGGCTCACCGTCGACCCGAGGGACCGCCCGCTCTCGCCCCGCCTGATCGGCCCGCCGGGCATCGGCAAGACGACGCTGGCGACGGCCGCCGCCAAGCTCCGCGGCCGTCCGCTGTACATCGCCCAGTGCACCGCCGACACCCGGCCCGAGGACCTGATCGTCACCCCGGTCCTGGCCGAGAACGGCAAGATCGCCTACCACGCCTCGCCGCTGGTGACGGCGATGCTCGTCGGCGGCGTCTGCGTGCTCGACGAGGGGAACCGGATGAACGAGAAGTCGTGGGCGAGCCTCGCCCCCTTGCTCGACCATCGCCGCTACGTCGAGAGCATCGTCGCCGGGATCACGATCCCGGCCGACCCCGAGTTCCGCATCTGTGTGACGATGAACGAGGACGAGTCGACCTACGAGGTCCCCGACTACATCCTCTCGCGGCTCCAGCCGACGCTCGAACTCGGCTTCCCCGACCGCGACGACGAGATGGCGATCCTCTTCTACCACCTGCCGTTCGCCGAGCCCGAGCTGCTGGCGCTGACCGTCGAGTTCCTGCAGGAAGCCCACGCGCTGAAGCTGGACTTCTCGCCCCGCGACGGCATCCACATCGTCCGCTACGCGCTCAAGCGGATGGCCCAGGACCCCGAACACCCGCTCGCTCGCGACGCCGCCTGGCGCGAGTCGCTGGCGAAGGTGCTGGGCCCCGAGGCCGTCGACCTCGGCGCGCTCGCCCGCCGCAAGCGCCGCTCGATGGGCGGCCAGCACGCCCCCTTCGGCCTCGGCGACCTCTTCTTCGACCCCGACGACCCCCTCCACCCCGACGTCTCGGACGAAGATGATGAGGACGAGGACGACTGA
- a CDS encoding CDP-alcohol phosphatidyltransferase family protein: MVETLESPPAAAVRPGPIRRFLGWCVHAYTASGLAIAAVILALLVEGGPDAFRWSFLLMLVAVLVDASDGTFARAVRIKEAVPSFDGRRLDDITDFLTYTFLPLMLVWRAGLIPPGTEAWLIAPLLASAYGFCQVDVKTPDGYFLGFPSLWNVVAFYLYVLPIPQAAALGILLFLAILTFVPVKHLYPSQPGPLNRFATITGIVWGVLMVWLLWILPTSASPEFSTATRALAYVSLIYPAFYMAASWYVTLQGWLRPRPPAPSPSP, translated from the coding sequence ATGGTCGAGACGCTGGAATCGCCGCCCGCCGCCGCCGTCCGCCCGGGCCCGATCCGCCGGTTCCTGGGCTGGTGCGTCCACGCCTATACCGCTTCGGGGCTGGCGATCGCCGCGGTGATCCTGGCGCTGCTGGTCGAGGGCGGACCGGACGCCTTCCGCTGGTCGTTCCTGCTGATGCTGGTCGCGGTGCTCGTCGACGCCTCCGACGGCACGTTCGCCCGCGCGGTGCGGATCAAGGAGGCCGTCCCCAGCTTCGACGGCCGCCGGCTCGACGACATCACCGACTTCCTGACCTACACGTTCCTGCCGCTGATGCTCGTCTGGCGCGCCGGGCTGATCCCGCCCGGGACCGAGGCCTGGCTGATCGCCCCGCTGCTGGCGAGCGCGTACGGCTTCTGCCAGGTCGACGTGAAGACGCCCGACGGCTACTTCCTGGGCTTCCCGTCGCTCTGGAACGTCGTCGCGTTCTACCTGTACGTGCTGCCGATCCCGCAGGCCGCGGCCCTGGGGATCCTGCTCTTCCTGGCCATCCTGACGTTCGTGCCCGTGAAGCACCTGTACCCGTCGCAGCCGGGGCCGCTGAACCGGTTCGCGACGATCACGGGGATCGTCTGGGGCGTGCTGATGGTCTGGCTGCTCTGGATCCTGCCCACCTCGGCCAGCCCGGAGTTCTCGACCGCGACGCGGGCGCTGGCGTACGTCTCGCTGATCTACCCGGCGTTCTACATGGCGGCGTCGTGGTACGTCACGCTCCAGGGCTGGCTGCGACCGCGACCGCCGGCCCCGTCGCCGTCTCCCTAA
- a CDS encoding MFS transporter produces MAEVDHATRGGSIGPGLLRRLGLDRPELRAWAMYDWANSAMMCVIITAVFPIYYSQVACAGEEPKVASGRLAAVTTLGMVIVALMSPLLGAYADHTARKKPLLGLFLGLGLLATAAMYFIHTGDWILASILFILANIGANASFVFYDALLPHIASDDEIDRVSTSGYALGYIGGGLLLGLNLAWITKPSWFGLPSGEGLSEAQATLPTRLAFVSVAVWWFVFSIPLFRRVPEPPTFGGERWSHLNPVRATLGRLGETARDIRRFRQGLLMLVAFLIYNDGIGTIIRMATIYGEELRIDRTVMIASIMLVQFVGIPCSFLFGAFAGRIGVKRSILLGLAVYTVICVIGYSMKTSRDFLILAVLVGVVQGGTQALSRSLFASMIPRSKSGEFFGFFAVVEKFAGIMGPAMFAIINFASGSSRGAILGVIGFFLVGGFLLAMVDVDEGQKQARDWELRETATGPAVAVAASPGA; encoded by the coding sequence ATGGCCGAGGTTGACCACGCGACCCGGGGCGGATCGATCGGGCCGGGCCTGCTGAGACGGCTCGGCCTGGACCGGCCCGAGCTTCGCGCCTGGGCGATGTATGATTGGGCCAATTCGGCGATGATGTGCGTCATCATCACGGCCGTCTTCCCCATCTACTATTCCCAGGTCGCGTGCGCGGGCGAGGAGCCCAAGGTCGCCTCGGGGCGCCTGGCCGCGGTCACGACGCTCGGGATGGTGATCGTCGCCCTGATGTCGCCCCTGCTGGGCGCCTACGCCGACCACACGGCGCGGAAGAAGCCGCTGCTCGGCCTCTTCCTGGGGCTCGGCCTGCTCGCGACGGCCGCGATGTACTTCATCCACACGGGCGACTGGATCCTGGCCTCGATCCTCTTCATCCTGGCGAACATCGGCGCGAACGCCAGCTTCGTCTTCTACGACGCGCTGCTGCCTCACATCGCAAGCGACGACGAGATCGACCGGGTCTCGACGTCCGGCTACGCGCTGGGGTACATCGGCGGCGGCCTGCTGCTGGGACTGAACCTGGCCTGGATCACGAAGCCGAGCTGGTTCGGCCTCCCCTCGGGCGAGGGGCTCTCCGAGGCCCAGGCGACGCTCCCGACCCGGCTGGCGTTCGTCTCGGTCGCGGTCTGGTGGTTCGTCTTCTCGATCCCGCTCTTTCGCCGCGTCCCCGAGCCCCCCACCTTCGGCGGCGAGCGCTGGTCGCATTTGAACCCGGTGCGGGCCACTCTCGGCCGCCTCGGCGAGACGGCCCGCGACATCCGCCGCTTCCGTCAGGGCTTGCTGATGCTCGTGGCCTTCCTGATCTACAACGACGGGATCGGCACCATCATCCGCATGGCCACGATCTACGGCGAGGAGCTGCGGATTGACCGGACCGTGATGATCGCGTCGATCATGCTGGTCCAGTTCGTCGGCATCCCCTGCTCGTTCCTCTTCGGCGCGTTCGCCGGCAGGATCGGGGTGAAGCGGTCGATCCTCCTGGGCCTGGCGGTCTACACGGTCATCTGCGTGATCGGCTACTCGATGAAGACCAGCCGGGACTTCCTGATCCTGGCCGTGCTCGTCGGCGTCGTGCAGGGGGGCACGCAGGCGCTCTCCCGGTCGCTCTTCGCGAGCATGATCCCGCGGTCGAAGTCGGGCGAGTTCTTCGGCTTCTTCGCGGTCGTCGAGAAGTTCGCCGGGATCATGGGGCCGGCGATGTTCGCCATCATCAACTTCGCCTCGGGGTCGAGCCGGGGGGCCATCCTGGGCGTGATCGGCTTCTTCCTCGTGGGCGGCTTCCTGCTGGCCATGGTCGACGTCGACGAGGGCCAGAAGCAGGCCCGCGATTGGGAGCTTAGGGAGACGGCGACGGGGCCGGCGGTCGCGGTCGCAGCCAGCCCTGGAGCGTGA